A section of the Acidimicrobiales bacterium genome encodes:
- a CDS encoding ATP-binding cassette domain-containing protein — protein sequence GGPPPPPGRAALGVARTFQNLHLWKRMTVRDNVLVGCHRALHVRLWQSALSTPAARRAERMATARASMLLDLVGLHGRGDQLAGSLPFAEQRRLEIARALASDPDLLLLDEPAAGLHPHDLQELLALIKRLKATGITILLVEHHMELLMKVCDRVSVLDFGQKIAEGTPRSIQRNKSVISAYLGTDAA from the coding sequence GGGGGGCCGCCCCCCCCCCCCGGCCGCGCCGCCTTGGGTGTCGCCCGCACGTTCCAGAACTTGCACCTGTGGAAGCGCATGACGGTGCGCGACAACGTGCTCGTCGGCTGTCACCGCGCGCTGCACGTGCGCCTGTGGCAGTCGGCCCTCTCCACGCCGGCGGCCCGGCGCGCCGAACGCATGGCAACGGCGCGCGCGTCGATGCTGCTCGACCTCGTCGGTCTGCACGGGCGCGGCGATCAACTCGCCGGGTCGCTGCCTTTCGCCGAGCAGCGCCGCCTCGAGATCGCGCGGGCGTTGGCATCGGATCCCGATCTGTTGCTGCTCGACGAGCCCGCGGCCGGTCTGCACCCCCACGACCTCCAGGAGCTGCTGGCCCTGATCAAGCGGCTCAAGGCGACGGGCATCACCATCCTGCTCGTCGAGCACCACATGGAGCTGCTGATGAAGGTGTGCGATCGCGTGAGCGTGCTCGACTTCGGTCAGAAGATCGCCGAAGGCACCCCGCGGTCGATCCAGCGCAACAAGTCCGTGATCTCCGCCTACCTCGGGACTGATGCCGCATGA